A part of Miscanthus floridulus cultivar M001 chromosome 6, ASM1932011v1, whole genome shotgun sequence genomic DNA contains:
- the LOC136460256 gene encoding probable disease resistance protein At1g12290, whose protein sequence is MIVNGLWMGFQIEYKLGLLYWSYRDLSSELKQCYLFCSIFRASSQIHKDAISYWWAAEGLVSHDDLVRRNLLQLHPSYLDKSRSTTHDLLRSLSQYLSKDESMFIDARTITDSVSMLRHVGIANVGERLPAALKKIVRLRTLALFNSPNFSIINGELFRRLKHLHILILSETSIRAVPKSVKNSVHLRVLDEFGASEGSGSQLHKTPGNPKVNRATSKSSLSFIAGLQ, encoded by the coding sequence ATGATTGTGAATGGTCTTTGGATGGGCTTCCAGATCGAGTACAAGCTAGGGCTATTATATTGGAGCTACAGGGATTTGTCTTCTGAACTTAAGCAGTGCTACCTTTTCTGCTCAATATTCCGTGCGAGCTCCCAAATTCATAAGGATGCAATTTCTTACTGGTGGGCTGCTGAAGGCTTGGTGAGCCACGATGACCTTGTCAGAAGGAACCTCTTGCAGCTACACCCAAGTTATCTTGACAAGAGCAGATCTACAACGCACGACCTTCTAAGGTCACTATCCCAGTATCTGTCAAAAGATGAGTCTATGTTCATTGATGCACGCACGATTACAGATTCTGTATCAATGTTGCGCCATGTGGGGATTGCTAATGTTGGAGAGAGACTGCCAGCTGCACTGAAAAAGATTGTCCGTTTGCGTACGCTGGCACTGTTTAACAGCCCAAACTTTTCTATCATAAATGGTGAATTGTTCAGGAGGCTCAAACATCTTCACATTCTCATTCTTAGTGAGACAAGCATCAGGGCAGTCCCTAAATCTGTAAAGAATTCGGTGCATCTGAGGGTTCTGGATGAATTCGGTGCATCTGAGGGTTCTGGATCTCAGCTTCACAAAACTCCAGGGAATCCCAAAGTCAATAGGGCGACTTCTAAATCTTCACTATCTTTCATTGCTGGGTTGCAGTGA
- the LOC136461721 gene encoding E3 ubiquitin-protein ligase MBR2-like isoform X1, producing the protein MARNNQGHLQLPEMDHNQPKNIPHNESLSLGQKLLLHHGSDAPLRIGHSSHGNMGRTQCRELPRCAGSREGCTVRLEDGRSFDLSPIFPSPSHGNMGLGSNDLPSSSRTVQTLGYRVGNPGTSHAPFVHCHAGSSSSHLPEPAVNYPHRSEEGFAPVGSHMDNRRAAIKRKDPIVHPAGISATGYYVGSSSNTQPSNSVQPNPAPLAEPFLRQIPLSIDQSGWDGQHLIHQEGFQRNVRARQSHNISLEPRSASTYPLNSVHVPSFGSTASASSSTSVQRNQAPVSVPTRTVPSGPPGITSRALTGRAYYPVVGSSSSSVGAVPTIHGSSGAAIFAHGGYAPSSVNAGTAPIYPNPAPATSSGSRAMPHQVVIQSHPPATSAATSTSTRIAQPLPARTAAASRHARLVSAGLANNGRYRRARSSYYSLHPLMVEAERFMMDQLVFYESRAAAADPHRDMRLDIDNMSYEELLALGESMGNVNTGLADEKISKCVKEVVCCSSDQMQIDQDDQDDGSCVICMEGYKDKDMLGILKCRHDFHADCIKKWLQTKNSCPVCKAAAA; encoded by the exons ATGGCTCGAAATAATCAGGGCCATCTCCAGCTGCCAGAGATGGATCATAATCAACCCAAGAACATCCCACACAATGAATCACTGTCTCTAG GCCAGAAACTTCTACTGCATCATGGAAGTGATGCACCCCTTAGAATTGGTCATTCAAGTCATGGGAATatggggcgtacccagtgcagagagctcccgcgctgtgcggggtctagggaagggtgtacAGTGCGACTTGAAGATGGAAGATCATTTGATCTAAGTCCCATATTCCCATCCCCAAGTCATGGGAATATGGGACTTGGATCAAATGATCTTCCATCTTCAAGTCGCACTGTGCAAACTCTAGGTTATAGAGTTGGGAACCCAGGAACCTCACATGCTCCCTTTGTTCATTGTCATGCTGGAAGTTCCAGTAGCCATTTACCAGAACCTGCTGTGAATTATCCACATAGGTCTGAGGAAGGCTTTGCTCCAGTGGGTTCCCATATGGACAATAGAAGGGCTGCAATAAAGCGAAAAGATCCCATTGTACACCCTGCGGGGATCAGTGCTACTGGTTATTATGTTGGAAGTTCTTCCAATACTCAGCCATCTAACTCTGTGCAGCCAAATCCTGCTCCGCTTGCTGAGCCCTTTCTTCGTCAAATACCTTTAAGCATTGACCAAAGTGGTTGGGATGGCCAACACTTAATTCATCAAGAAGGATTTCAGAGGAATGTGAGAGCACGCCAGAGTCATAATATTTCATTAGAACCCAGATCAGCTTCAACCTACCCACTAAACAGTGTTCATGTGCCATCATTTGGTTCAACTGCAAGTGCTTCCTCAAGTACATCAGTGCAAAGGAACCAAGCACCTGTTTCTGTGCCAACAAGAACTGTACCATCAG GTCCACCAGGTATCACTAGCAGGGCCCTGACAGGGAGGGCTTACTATCCTGTGGTTGGAAGCAGCAGTTCAAGTGTTGGTGCTGTCCCAACTATCCATGGATCATCTGGCGCTGCAATATTTGCTCATGGTGGCTATGCTCCTAGTAGTGTTAATGCTGGAACTGCTCCTATCTACCCTAATCCAGCTCCTGCTACTTCATCTGGCTCTAGAGCCATGCCCCATCAGGTGGTCATTCAGAGTCATCCACCTGCTACCTCTGCAGCAACCTCTACATCCACGCGGATCGCTCAACCATTACCTGCCAGAACTGCTGCGGCTTCTAGACATGCAAGACTTGTATCAGCAGGGCTTGCTAACAATGGAAGGTACAGAAGGGCTAGGAGCTCTTACTACAGTCTTCATCCATTGATGGTAGAGGCAGAG CGGTTCATGATGGACCAGTTAGTCTTTTACGAATCAAGAGCAGCAGCTGCTGACCCCCACAGGGACATGAGACTGGACATTGACAACATGAGTTACGAG GAGCTGTTGGCTTTGGGAGAGTCTATGGGTAATGTCAACACAGGCTTGGCTGATGAAAAAATTTCGAAGTGTGTGAAAGAAGTGGTCTGTTGCAGTTCTGACCAGATGCAAATTGATCAAGATGACCAAGATGATGGAAGCTGCGTCATTTGCATG GAGGGTTACAAAGACAAGGATATGCTGGGGATACTGAAATGCAGGCATGACTTCCATGCCGACTGCATCAAGAAGTGGTTGCAGACGAAGAATTCCTGCCCGGTGTGCAAAGCAGCCGCGGCTTAG
- the LOC136461721 gene encoding E3 ubiquitin-protein ligase MBR2-like isoform X2, with translation MDHNQPKNIPHNESLSLGQKLLLHHGSDAPLRIGHSSHGNMGRTQCRELPRCAGSREGCTVRLEDGRSFDLSPIFPSPSHGNMGLGSNDLPSSSRTVQTLGYRVGNPGTSHAPFVHCHAGSSSSHLPEPAVNYPHRSEEGFAPVGSHMDNRRAAIKRKDPIVHPAGISATGYYVGSSSNTQPSNSVQPNPAPLAEPFLRQIPLSIDQSGWDGQHLIHQEGFQRNVRARQSHNISLEPRSASTYPLNSVHVPSFGSTASASSSTSVQRNQAPVSVPTRTVPSGPPGITSRALTGRAYYPVVGSSSSSVGAVPTIHGSSGAAIFAHGGYAPSSVNAGTAPIYPNPAPATSSGSRAMPHQVVIQSHPPATSAATSTSTRIAQPLPARTAAASRHARLVSAGLANNGRYRRARSSYYSLHPLMVEAERFMMDQLVFYESRAAAADPHRDMRLDIDNMSYEELLALGESMGNVNTGLADEKISKCVKEVVCCSSDQMQIDQDDQDDGSCVICMEGYKDKDMLGILKCRHDFHADCIKKWLQTKNSCPVCKAAAA, from the exons ATGGATCATAATCAACCCAAGAACATCCCACACAATGAATCACTGTCTCTAG GCCAGAAACTTCTACTGCATCATGGAAGTGATGCACCCCTTAGAATTGGTCATTCAAGTCATGGGAATatggggcgtacccagtgcagagagctcccgcgctgtgcggggtctagggaagggtgtacAGTGCGACTTGAAGATGGAAGATCATTTGATCTAAGTCCCATATTCCCATCCCCAAGTCATGGGAATATGGGACTTGGATCAAATGATCTTCCATCTTCAAGTCGCACTGTGCAAACTCTAGGTTATAGAGTTGGGAACCCAGGAACCTCACATGCTCCCTTTGTTCATTGTCATGCTGGAAGTTCCAGTAGCCATTTACCAGAACCTGCTGTGAATTATCCACATAGGTCTGAGGAAGGCTTTGCTCCAGTGGGTTCCCATATGGACAATAGAAGGGCTGCAATAAAGCGAAAAGATCCCATTGTACACCCTGCGGGGATCAGTGCTACTGGTTATTATGTTGGAAGTTCTTCCAATACTCAGCCATCTAACTCTGTGCAGCCAAATCCTGCTCCGCTTGCTGAGCCCTTTCTTCGTCAAATACCTTTAAGCATTGACCAAAGTGGTTGGGATGGCCAACACTTAATTCATCAAGAAGGATTTCAGAGGAATGTGAGAGCACGCCAGAGTCATAATATTTCATTAGAACCCAGATCAGCTTCAACCTACCCACTAAACAGTGTTCATGTGCCATCATTTGGTTCAACTGCAAGTGCTTCCTCAAGTACATCAGTGCAAAGGAACCAAGCACCTGTTTCTGTGCCAACAAGAACTGTACCATCAG GTCCACCAGGTATCACTAGCAGGGCCCTGACAGGGAGGGCTTACTATCCTGTGGTTGGAAGCAGCAGTTCAAGTGTTGGTGCTGTCCCAACTATCCATGGATCATCTGGCGCTGCAATATTTGCTCATGGTGGCTATGCTCCTAGTAGTGTTAATGCTGGAACTGCTCCTATCTACCCTAATCCAGCTCCTGCTACTTCATCTGGCTCTAGAGCCATGCCCCATCAGGTGGTCATTCAGAGTCATCCACCTGCTACCTCTGCAGCAACCTCTACATCCACGCGGATCGCTCAACCATTACCTGCCAGAACTGCTGCGGCTTCTAGACATGCAAGACTTGTATCAGCAGGGCTTGCTAACAATGGAAGGTACAGAAGGGCTAGGAGCTCTTACTACAGTCTTCATCCATTGATGGTAGAGGCAGAG CGGTTCATGATGGACCAGTTAGTCTTTTACGAATCAAGAGCAGCAGCTGCTGACCCCCACAGGGACATGAGACTGGACATTGACAACATGAGTTACGAG GAGCTGTTGGCTTTGGGAGAGTCTATGGGTAATGTCAACACAGGCTTGGCTGATGAAAAAATTTCGAAGTGTGTGAAAGAAGTGGTCTGTTGCAGTTCTGACCAGATGCAAATTGATCAAGATGACCAAGATGATGGAAGCTGCGTCATTTGCATG GAGGGTTACAAAGACAAGGATATGCTGGGGATACTGAAATGCAGGCATGACTTCCATGCCGACTGCATCAAGAAGTGGTTGCAGACGAAGAATTCCTGCCCGGTGTGCAAAGCAGCCGCGGCTTAG